One Neisseria sp. Marseille-Q5346 genomic region harbors:
- a CDS encoding contractile injection system protein, VgrG/Pvc8 family produces MSSLLSGLAVQGGSGGTHPVTKPDFTLSYENKDITGDIAPYLISFVYTDYLEGQSDELQVEFEDTDGRWLRGWYPEQGDALALSLGDQFTGLVALGSFEIAEIEYNHPPSTVSMKALSAGISKASRTLKGRAYENTTLAEIVRQVAGRLKLQLTGQVKDIKIKRVTQYQERDVEFLSRLAKEYGHTFKIVGDKLVFTDNATLKEREAVVVLSPEDMMRIRLRDLIKGVPTQVEMRGYDPKTKKTVSAKRKTKPLRPKSKRGHTGDTLKIVPNKGESQAQLNARADAKLADAQDDQCAGNITLFGNALLVAGQTVRLKNMGKFSGKYLVKQARHEYRSNSGYTTELEIKMIEYIDDEEQQDATNP; encoded by the coding sequence ATTTCGTCTTTATTGTCCGGCTTGGCCGTGCAAGGCGGTTCGGGCGGCACACACCCGGTAACCAAGCCGGATTTCACACTGAGCTACGAAAACAAAGACATCACCGGCGACATTGCACCGTATCTGATTTCCTTTGTTTATACAGATTATCTTGAGGGGCAATCTGATGAGCTACAGGTAGAATTTGAAGATACCGACGGCCGCTGGCTGCGTGGCTGGTATCCTGAGCAAGGCGATGCACTTGCGTTGAGTTTGGGCGACCAATTTACCGGTTTGGTGGCATTGGGCAGCTTTGAGATAGCTGAAATTGAGTATAACCATCCTCCGTCAACGGTAAGCATGAAGGCTTTGTCTGCAGGTATCAGTAAAGCAAGCCGTACCTTAAAAGGTCGTGCGTATGAAAATACCACGCTTGCAGAGATTGTTCGTCAAGTGGCAGGTCGTTTGAAATTGCAGCTTACCGGGCAAGTTAAAGACATCAAAATAAAACGCGTAACTCAGTATCAGGAACGCGACGTTGAGTTTTTAAGCCGGTTGGCCAAAGAGTATGGCCACACCTTCAAAATTGTCGGGGATAAGCTGGTGTTTACCGATAATGCTACCCTGAAAGAGCGTGAAGCCGTGGTGGTGTTGAGTCCAGAAGATATGATGAGAATTCGTCTACGTGACTTGATTAAAGGCGTGCCAACCCAGGTTGAGATGCGCGGTTATGACCCGAAAACCAAAAAAACGGTGTCTGCTAAGCGGAAAACAAAACCTTTACGCCCAAAATCTAAACGTGGCCACACTGGTGACACCTTGAAAATAGTGCCGAATAAAGGAGAGAGCCAAGCGCAGCTTAATGCTCGTGCCGATGCCAAACTGGCTGACGCACAAGACGATCAATGTGCCGGAAACATCACCTTGTTCGGCAACGCGCTGCTGGTTGCAGGACAAACCGTTAGGCTGAAAAACATGGGTAAGTTTTCCGGTAAGTATCTGGTGAAGCAAG